One genomic segment of Mangifera indica cultivar Alphonso chromosome 6, CATAS_Mindica_2.1, whole genome shotgun sequence includes these proteins:
- the LOC123219680 gene encoding uncharacterized protein LOC123219680, whose translation MYGIPLKLWTPKGLNYIASAIGNPLYVDSITKEGTRLDYTRICIEIKLDAECPDSICLSLPNGECMVINVEYSWKPLKCNGCQCFGHSTANYTLATKLGDDSTSRKILKDGVGIVLPRKPNGKDKMVQEAKGYDKKTKAIKESQELDKVSILLNKEEKHENTTSVAKTEGKKYVSEASISKETRLSTAASESVRENDETSINTIKT comes from the exons atgtatggcattccccttAAGTTATGGACTCCAAAAGGCCTCAATTACATAGCAAGTGCTATTGGAAATCCTCTTTATGTGGATTCCATCACTAAAGAAGGGACAAGATTGGATTATACAAGAATTTGTATTGAGATCAAGTTAGATGCGGAGTGCCCCGATTCTATTTGCTTATCTTTGCCAAATGGAGAATGCATGGTAATCAATGTAGAATATAGTTGGAAACCTCTTAAGTGCAATGGATGTCAATGTTTTGGACACTCCACAGCAAATTACACCTTAGCAACTAAGCTAGGAGATGACTCAACATCACGAAAAATATTGAAGGATGGGGTTGGAATTGTGTTACCGAGGAAACCAAATGGGAAAGACAAAATGGTGCAAGAAGCCAAAGGCTATGACAAGAAAACCAAAG CTATTAAGGAGTCCCAAGAGCTAGATAAAGTGAGTATATTGCTGAATAAGGAGGAGAAACATGAGAACACCACTAGTGTTGCAAAAACAGAAGGAAAGAAGTATGTAAGCGAAGCTAGCATATCGAAGGAGACTCGTCTTTCCACGGCAGCAAGTGAAAGTGTTCGAGAGAATGATGAAACTTCCATAAACACCATTAAAACATGA